One Akkermansiaceae bacterium genomic region harbors:
- a CDS encoding sigma-70 family RNA polymerase sigma factor: MPAQFPPTSVNLLSKLKEGGDSHWQVSWKRFLELYHAPIEMIARACYRHHTGGHEPSSGLIEDAVANTVADFFARGQHRYDRSKGRLRAYLRMLTNARVVDLLRKERPINHQPITSSVETPDMELPAESQTEMAAFKQSLLATLVEDLRNRIPLRQFEIFERVKLKHQSPQYVAEDLGIQRAMIDRNIYKAMTALRDLAQQPEYQEEFYE, from the coding sequence ATGCCTGCGCAATTTCCACCGACATCCGTTAATCTGCTCTCCAAATTAAAAGAGGGTGGTGACTCACATTGGCAGGTGTCCTGGAAGAGGTTTCTAGAGCTATACCATGCGCCTATTGAGATGATCGCCCGGGCCTGTTACCGGCACCATACCGGCGGGCACGAGCCGAGTTCGGGGTTGATAGAGGATGCCGTGGCAAACACCGTTGCTGATTTTTTCGCCCGTGGACAACACCGCTATGACAGATCGAAGGGCAGGCTCCGTGCCTACCTCCGGATGTTGACGAACGCGCGTGTGGTGGATTTGCTGCGTAAAGAGCGCCCGATCAATCACCAGCCAATAACAAGCAGCGTCGAGACCCCGGACATGGAGCTTCCGGCAGAATCGCAGACAGAGATGGCGGCGTTCAAGCAATCCCTGCTCGCTACCTTGGTTGAGGACCTGCGTAACCGCATCCCGCTTCGTCAGTTTGAAATTTTCGAACGGGTAAAGCTTAAACACCAATCACCCCAGTATGTGGCGGAGGATCTCGGAATACAACGGGCGATGATCGACCGCAATATCTACAAGGCGATGACGGCACTCCGCGATTTAGCCCAACAGCCGGAATATCAGGAGGAATTTTATGAATAA